The proteins below come from a single Rhizobium tropici CIAT 899 genomic window:
- a CDS encoding DUF982 domain-containing protein translates to MTQIWWSKSVTVEARKTGLRVNIASVERASEYMLHEWPTLEDGPAFHVAKDALLQAFDGRLDPEAARTAFLEAVKEGNVFVFDA, encoded by the coding sequence ATGACACAAATTTGGTGGAGTAAGTCGGTCACCGTCGAAGCCAGAAAGACGGGCCTGCGGGTCAACATCGCGAGCGTTGAGCGCGCCTCGGAATATATGCTTCACGAGTGGCCCACTTTGGAAGATGGGCCAGCTTTCCATGTGGCGAAGGACGCATTGCTCCAGGCATTTGATGGCCGTCTAGACCCTGAAGCTGCTCGCACGGCGTTTCTGGAAGCGGTCAAGGAAGGGAATGTCTTTGTTTTCGACGCATGA
- a CDS encoding DUF4365 domain-containing protein gives MTTSDNTGEKGVNAVARCFLDMGWIFRRQHESDFGIDAQVEVVGDGRPTGQLIALQIKSGSSYFRKKGENIVFPLKPRHLSYWLGHSLPVFIVLHNPKSGLILFSRISKSLLTIGENGNASIELTPHQRLTPDHAAHVLEQLGPMEPEALRRARFGADLSTMRVVDASDPVFVKVEEWPNKHLRFRKATFHVESPLDEAFDEFEFRIAAAVSDEVFEWLFPWLSYDEIETEELWAGEVVVHTFEVQLNELGKAFVRLEEYFVDGQ, from the coding sequence ATGACTACGTCCGACAACACCGGAGAGAAGGGTGTGAATGCCGTAGCGCGGTGCTTTCTCGACATGGGTTGGATTTTCCGGAGGCAGCATGAAAGCGATTTTGGCATTGATGCCCAGGTTGAAGTGGTCGGAGATGGGCGGCCAACTGGACAGCTAATTGCGTTGCAGATTAAGTCTGGAAGCTCGTATTTCCGCAAGAAGGGCGAAAATATCGTCTTTCCTCTTAAACCTCGCCATTTGAGCTACTGGCTTGGCCATAGTCTTCCCGTTTTTATAGTGTTGCATAATCCAAAGAGTGGCCTCATCCTTTTTTCGCGGATTTCAAAGAGCCTTCTCACTATTGGCGAAAACGGAAACGCTTCGATCGAACTTACGCCACACCAGCGTTTGACCCCAGACCACGCCGCCCATGTGCTTGAGCAACTCGGACCGATGGAACCCGAAGCACTGCGTCGAGCGCGCTTTGGTGCAGATCTCTCCACGATGCGGGTTGTAGATGCTTCAGACCCTGTTTTTGTGAAGGTCGAGGAGTGGCCTAACAAACACTTGAGGTTTCGGAAAGCTACGTTTCACGTCGAGTCACCTCTGGACGAAGCTTTTGACGAGTTCGAATTTCGTATTGCTGCTGCAGTCTCAGACGAAGTGTTTGAATGGCTTTTCCCATGGCTGAGTTACGATGAAATAGAAACCGAGGAGCTGTGGGCCGGGGAGGTTGTTGTTCACACCTTCGAAGTCCAGCTAAACGAGTTGGGCAAAGCGTTCGTCAGGTTGGAGGAATACTTTGTAGATGGTCAGTAA
- a CDS encoding ferritin-like domain-containing protein, producing the protein MASEKTLNDLFLETLKDIYYAEKQILKALPKMARAAQAEEGKRGFLHHRDETQGHVERLEQVFELLGKPARGKTCEAILGIVAEADEIIEEFKGTPALDAGLISSAQAVEHYEIARYGTLIEWAKQLGLKEAVPLLQQTLEEEKATDQKLTKLAETAANAKAKKAA; encoded by the coding sequence ATGGCATCCGAGAAGACTTTGAACGATCTCTTTCTGGAAACGCTGAAAGACATCTATTACGCCGAAAAGCAAATCCTGAAGGCATTGCCCAAGATGGCACGTGCGGCACAGGCGGAAGAAGGCAAGCGAGGCTTTCTTCATCACCGGGACGAAACCCAGGGCCATGTCGAACGCCTGGAGCAGGTGTTCGAGCTCCTCGGAAAGCCGGCGCGCGGCAAGACCTGCGAAGCAATTCTCGGCATCGTCGCCGAAGCCGACGAGATCATCGAGGAATTCAAAGGTACCCCGGCACTCGACGCAGGGCTGATTTCCTCGGCCCAGGCCGTCGAGCACTACGAAATTGCGCGCTATGGAACGTTAATAGAATGGGCCAAGCAGCTTGGGCTCAAGGAGGCTGTGCCGCTTCTTCAGCAGACACTGGAGGAAGAGAAGGCTACGGACCAAAAGCTGACGAAGCTGGCGGAAACTGCCGCCAACGCGAAGGCCAAAAAGGCAGCTTAA
- a CDS encoding DUF2934 domain-containing protein encodes MAKNGRPTREEEIRSRAYQIWENEGRPEGEHLTHWHRAEHDVSRRRNRPKQGEPGRSPVIETEGVTQATHVPEAPPALAAPRKRVDRPPASRSGEYMAEQENKSPDT; translated from the coding sequence ATGGCAAAGAACGGGCGCCCTACCAGAGAAGAGGAAATTCGGTCACGCGCCTATCAGATATGGGAAAATGAAGGGCGCCCCGAGGGGGAACATCTGACCCATTGGCATCGCGCCGAGCACGACGTCTCGCGGAGGCGTAACCGACCAAAGCAGGGCGAACCAGGACGTTCGCCGGTAATCGAGACGGAGGGTGTGACCCAGGCGACCCATGTCCCTGAGGCGCCCCCTGCTTTGGCAGCTCCTCGCAAGCGTGTCGACCGTCCACCTGCATCGCGGTCCGGTGAGTATATGGCCGAGCAAGAGAATAAAAGTCCCGACACCTAG
- a CDS encoding DUF6894 family protein, with the protein MKFFFNLRSEDAVDIDGDGVELPSLQAAKDETCHSAREMIAELILQNKPIDGMTFEIVDESGEVLATIRFRDLIRLE; encoded by the coding sequence ATGAAATTCTTCTTCAATCTCCGTTCAGAAGATGCGGTCGATATTGATGGGGATGGAGTGGAGCTACCGTCGCTGCAAGCTGCCAAGGATGAAACCTGCCATTCCGCAAGGGAAATGATCGCCGAACTGATCCTCCAGAACAAGCCGATCGACGGCATGACATTCGAGATCGTAGATGAGAGCGGCGAAGTTCTCGCAACCATTCGCTTTCGCGATCTCATCAGATTGGAATGA
- a CDS encoding SOS response-associated peptidase — protein sequence MCGRIYIKASLRELLLNFSFAGPGDTEPLSNSFPNYNGAPTQSYPIIIRDIVQEPDITGPIFASAKWGFVPEWAKDEQTGRPAPINAKAEGIQTNGMFRNAYKSKRCLVPINGFFEWKDIYGTGKNKQPYAIAMKDGSPFVLAGIWSLRRDRDTGLDKRTFAVVTCRPNELMATIHDRMPVILRPEDYERWLSPEPDPADLMTPFPSELMTMWKIGKDVGNVRNNRPDIIDPLPEDPEPPLL from the coding sequence ATGTGCGGTCGCATTTATATCAAGGCATCGCTGCGCGAGCTGCTGTTGAACTTTTCGTTCGCCGGCCCCGGCGATACCGAACCGCTGTCAAATAGCTTTCCGAACTATAACGGCGCACCAACGCAATCCTACCCCATCATCATCAGGGATATCGTCCAAGAGCCGGATATAACCGGCCCTATATTTGCATCGGCGAAATGGGGATTCGTGCCCGAATGGGCGAAAGACGAGCAGACCGGCAGGCCTGCGCCGATCAATGCCAAGGCGGAAGGTATCCAAACGAACGGCATGTTCCGGAATGCCTATAAGTCCAAGCGCTGTCTCGTCCCGATCAATGGCTTTTTCGAATGGAAGGACATCTACGGCACCGGCAAGAACAAGCAACCCTATGCCATTGCCATGAAGGACGGCAGTCCATTTGTGCTTGCTGGCATCTGGTCTCTTCGCCGAGATCGGGATACGGGGTTGGACAAGCGGACATTTGCCGTTGTGACCTGTCGCCCCAACGAGTTGATGGCGACCATACATGACCGCATGCCTGTTATCCTTCGCCCGGAAGACTATGAGCGCTGGCTATCGCCCGAGCCGGACCCCGCCGATCTTATGACGCCCTTCCCCTCCGAGCTGATGACGATGTGGAAAATCGGAAAGGACGTTGGGAATGTCAGGAACAATCGGCCCGACATCATCGACCCCCTTCCCGAAGATCCGGAGCCGCCATTGCTATGA